A genome region from Bufo gargarizans isolate SCDJY-AF-19 chromosome 2, ASM1485885v1, whole genome shotgun sequence includes the following:
- the LOC122928435 gene encoding uncharacterized protein LOC122928435 isoform X1 — MGEQHHNRGLKVAVSRSSSSKIYSDKGIQEIIRRGRSANREKGVSPSAKNRTGKRLLFHTVLSQKTGWILPYNYKFEAFEQTSNNKKVQDGDHKICDSFGVPGLLYGSGGSKGCILTYPDASPFSKIPKGSSDRGYQYQTPSVPGYAFRPSNCPENLYQGNGGGSVLHSERKHLIPSLFGRSLDYCGITGNMSEISPDSNSDPGKAGVDDQLQKIKVGTQHKSNISGSSVRFSTTKDFPTSRKDREDPERSPQGSAEPRDVGQESNVSIRINDGLYPSSPLGSVPFKDVTMGDFKLDKTKRDNVRLSDMSQPEDTELPQLVAKGEKLRPGHSMELPQSSSNHYGRQSLGVGCTFSGSVGAGNMVPGTETVFIQQEGIKGSVTGFTNSPARTPAPTCQSDVGQQYSGFVSEPPRGYQIPIFDEGGRDNILRVRGRANPHIRPTYKGERKCPGRLPEPSSSKTGGVVSESSHIHKDCGSVGSARNRSICHQGEQTGREVLLPQSLRIPLWGRRLPPGLDIPPRLCLSPPTAPTQSSQEDKGREVGHDSHRPLLAKKSLVLPTQIHVDSGTMGPSRLSGSPEAGPSNASRDRIFTSNGVEIERVYLIRKGFSEALTSTMLSSRKRVTNTIYARIWKRFLSFSGIDTEVWPEKISTRQVLEFLQRGLSLGLAKSTLKVQVSALSALSGRSLAMDPWVVRFFRAVDRVAPVRGPRFPPWDLNLVLKALTSPPFEPMVESSIRNLTLKLVMLIALTSARRVSELQAVSINPPFMSIREDRVILRPDPKFIPKVPSRTNRVQEIVLPVFFPDPKTEEEDRWHLLDVRRCLIHYLERSKDWRKTSSLFVLFAGARKGNTASKSTIARWIRELISLAYSCSGLSPPLSLKAHSTRAMSTSWAERSNVSIVQICRAATWASPSTFYKHYRLQLDSVSDLLFGTKVLEVVTLP, encoded by the coding sequence ATGGGTGAGCAACATCATAACAGAGGGCTTAAGGTTGCAGTTTCTAGGTCATCGTCCTCAAAAATTTATAGTGACAAAGGAATCCAGGAGATTATCAGAAGAGGTAGATCTGCTAATAGGGAAAAAGGTGTTAGTCCCAGTGCCAAAAACAGAACAGGGAAAAGGCTTCTATTCCACACTGTTCTTAGTCAAAAAACCGGATGGATCTTACCGTACAATTATAAATTTGAAGCATTTGAACAAACatctaataataaaaaagttcaagatggagaccaTAAAATCTGCGATTCATTTGGTGTTCCAGGGCTGCTTTATGGCAGTGGTGGATCTAAAGGATGCATACTTACATATCCCGATGCATCCCCTTTTTCAAAAATTCCTAAGGGTAGCAGTGACAGAGGGTACCAATATCAGACACCTTCAGTTCCAGGCTATGCCTTTCGGCCTAGCAACTGCCCCGAGAACCTTTACCAAGGTAATGGCGGAGGTAGCGTCCTTCATTCGGAAAGAAAACATCTTATTCCTTCCTTATTTGGACGATCTCTTGATTATTGCGGGATCACGGGAAATATGTCAGAGATCAGTCCAGACAGTAATTCAGATCCTGGGAAGGCTGGGGTGGATGATCAACTCCAAAAAATCAAGGTTGGAACCCAGCACAAATCAAATATTTCTGGGTCTTCGGTTAGATTCTCTACAACAAAGGACTTTCCTACCAGCAGAAAAGATAGGGAAGATCCAGAACGAAGCCCGCAAGGCTCAGCAGAACCCAGAGATGTCGGTCAGGAAAGCAATGTCTCTATTAGGATTAATGACGGCCTGTATCCCAGCAGTCCGTTgggctcagttccattcaaggaCGTTACAATGGGAGATTTTAAATTGGACAAAACGAAAAGAGATAATGTTAGACTCTCAGATATGTCTCAGCCAGAGGACACTGAGCTCCCTCAATTGGTGGCTAAAGGTGAAAAACTTAGACCAGGGCACTCCATGGAGTTACCCCAATCCAGTAGTAATCACTACGGACGCCAGTCCTTGGGGGTGGGGTGCACATTTTCAGGGTCGGTTGGAGCAGGGAATATGGTCCCCGGTACAGAGACAGTTTTCATCCAACAGGAAGGAATTAAGGGCAGTGTTACTGGCTTTACGAACAGCCCTGCCAGAACTCCAGCACCAACATGTCAGAGTGATGTCggacaacagtacagtggtttcGTATCTGAACCGCCAAGGGGGTACCAGATCCCTATCTTTGATGAGGGAGGCAGAGATAATATTCTCAGAGTTCGAGGAAGAGCTAATCCACATATCCGCCCTACATATAAGGGGGAAAGAAAATGTCCAGGCCGACTTCCTGAGCCGTCATCGTCTAAGACAGGGGGAGTTGTCTCTGAATCCAGCCATATTCACAAAGATTGTGGATCGGTGGGAAGTGCCAGAAATAGATCTATTTGCCACCAGGGAGAACAGACAGGTAGAGAGGTTTTGCTCCCTCAATCCCTGCGAATCCCCTTATGGGGTAGACGCCTTCCTCCTGGATTGGACATTCCGCCTAGGTTATGCCTTTCCCCCCCTACAGCTCCTACCCAGAGTTCTCAGGAAGATAAGGGAAGAGAGGTCGGACATGATAGTCATCGCCCCCTTTTGGCCAAAAAGAGCCTGGTTCTCCCTACTCAGATCCATGTCGATAGCGGAACCATGGGTCCTTCCCGACTTTCCGGATCTCCTGAGGCAGGGCCCAGTAATGCATCCAGAGATAGGATCTTTACATCTAACGGCGTGGAGATTGAGAGGGTGTACCTGATTAGGAAAGGCTTCTCAGAAGCCTTGACTTCCACCATGCTTAGTAGTAGGAAGAGGGTAACTAATACCATTTATGCGAGAATATGGAAGAGATTCCTTTCCTTTTCAGGTATAGACACAGAGGTCTGGCCTGAGAAAATCTCCACCAGGCAGGTCCTAGAATTCTTACAGAGGGGTCTGTCGTTAGGTTTGGCCAAGAGCACTTTGAAGGTGCAGGTTTCGGCCCTCTCAGCATTAAGTGGTAGGAGTCTGGCTATGGATCCCTGGGTAGTCAGGTTCTTTAGGGCAGTAGATAGGGTTGCACCTGTCAGGGGCCCCAGGTTCCCCCCCTGGGATTTAAACTTAGTTTTAAAGGCTTTGACCAGCCCCCCCTTTGAGCCTATGGTGGAAAGTTCTATTAGGAATCTTACACTAAAATTAGTCATGCTAATAGCATTAACTTCGGCTCGTAGGGTTAGCGAGCTTCAGGCAGTGTCCATCAACCCCCCGTTTATGTCCATACGGGAAGATAGAGTGATTCTTAGGCCAGATCCAAAGTTTATCCCCAAAGTACCTTCTAGAACTAATAGGGTACAGGAAATTGTCTTGCCAGTCTTTTTTCCAGACCCAAAAACTGAGGAGGAAGATAGATGGCACTTATTGGACGTAAGACGATGCCTGATCCATTATCTGGAAAGATCAAAAGACTGGAGAAAAACCTCTTCCTTGTTTGTATTATTTGCGGGGGCTCGGAAAGGTAATACGGCCTCTAAGAGTACTATTGCTAGATGGATACGAGAACTTATTTCTCTAGCCTATTCGTGTTCTGGTCTTTCTCCTCCACTGTCCCTGAAGGCTCACTCTACCAGGGCAATGtctacctcctgggcagaaaggtcCAATGTTTCTATTGTCCAGATCTGCAGGGCGGCCACATGGGCTTCTCCTTCTACCTTTtataagcactataggcttcaACTCGACTCTGTGTCTGACCTCCTTTTTGGTACTAAGGTGTTAGAAGTGGTCACCCTCCCTTGA
- the LOC122928435 gene encoding uncharacterized protein LOC122928435 isoform X2 codes for MEEEKRPEETEPEKQPMAAKKAASKKKNKECALCRCPLASSYSKRLCQDCIEKTLAEESPNLMRDIRSLIKTEVKESLKTSKKSKKVVDKTDSEPDSVSEEDRDDRSEDSSFAEEEQEKRFMFPVSDTEKLLKTIRATLELEDIREDRSVADAVFEGLREKKRRCFPLHKSISALIEREWKKPDKKAFVSKNFKRKYPFEEEASTSWDKAPKLDVAISKVSRKSSLPFDDMGFLKDPLDKKIDSCLRNTWGASTASFRPNIAATVTARSLALWLERLEGQLRDKCPRDQILNSLPTLQKAVDFLSDASVEAVRLAARSASTSNSARRALWLKNWRGGDMASKQRLCGIPCQGQFLFGPELDALLEKAADRKKRMPQESSFSQFRPYRRPFQYGPRSQGRRQLGDRDQFPRPRGSGNRGFMFGGSSSSQKDKPSKK; via the exons ATGGAGGAAGAGAAGAGACCAGAGGAGACGGAACCAGAAAAGCAGCCG ATGGCAGCTAAGAAAGCCGCatctaagaaaaagaacaaagagtgTGCTTTATGTAGATGTCCCCTGGCCTCGTCATATAGTAAAAGGTTATGCCAGGACTGTATTGAAAAGACCCTGGCGGAGGAATCCCCCAACCTTATGCGAGACATTAGGAGTCTCATTAAAACAGAAGTTAAGGAATCCCTTAAGACGTCAAAGAAATCTAAGAAGGTGGTAGATAAAACAGATTCAGAACCGGATTCGGTTAGCGAAGAAGATAGAGATGACCGGTCCGAGGATTCATCATTTGCGGAGGAAGAACAGGAGAAAAGATTCATGTTCCCAGTGTCGGATACAGAGAAATTATTAAAAACGAttagggccactttagagctggAGGATATCAGGGAAGATAGGTCCGTTGCAGATGCAGTCTTTGAGGGATTGCGAGAAAAGAAGAGGAGATGTTTTCCATTGCATAAAAGCATATCGGCCCTAATAGAAAGGGAGTGGAAAAAGCCGGATAAGAAGGCCTTTGTTAGTAAAAATTTTAAAAGGAAATACCCATTCGAGGAAGAGGCTTCCACTTCATGGGATAAAGCGCCAAAGCTGGACGTGGCCATTTCCAAGGTGTCCAGGAAATCTTCATTGCCGTTTGATGACATGGGTTTTTTGAAGGATCCGTTAGACAAAAAAATCGACTCTTGCCTAAGGAATACTTGGGGAGCATCCACTGCCTCCTTTAGGCCCAACATTGCAGCAACAGTTACTGCCAGATCCCTAGCTTTATGGTTAGAGAGGTTAGAAGGTCAGTTGAGGGATAAATGCCCCAGAGACCAGATTTTAAACTCTCTACCGACCCTTCAGAAGGCTGTAGATTTCCTATCAGACGCCTCGGTGGAGGCAGTTCGTTTAGCAGCCAGGTCTGCGTCCACCTCTAATTCCGCCCGTAGGGCCCTTTGGCTAAAAAACTGGAGGGGGGGCGACATGGCCTCAAAGCAGCGCTTATGTGGCATCCCCTGTCAGGGACAGTTTTTATTCGGGCCTGAATTAGATGCCCTTCTGGAGAAGGCGGCTGATAGGAAAAAGAGAATGCCTCAGGAGTCCTCTTTTTCCCAGTTTCGGCCCTATAGACGTCCCTTTCAGTACGGCCCCAGATCTCAGGGGAGAAGACAGCTGGGAGATAGAGATCAGTTTCCCAGGCCCAGGGGTTCAGGGAACAGAGGTTTCATGTTTGGAGGTTCCTCTTCTTCCCAGAAGGATAAACCTTCAAAGAAATGA